A window of Roseovarius sp. THAF27 contains these coding sequences:
- a CDS encoding IS1595 family transposase, with product MKQKSFENLLKRLHGLTPDQTEALIRSVQDMTAQNAALGVIDQKARDASCPHCSAADKQKWGRTRTGTQRYRCSQCRKTYNGRTDSSIARIQRLDLFYRVVQDMFASPIPGSVRQLAKELSISNDTVWRWRQIIQRSLSQSIEPLSGIVELDETFVRESRKGSREWVLHQRDPAQYPKPPRLRWYEYKLTGTLMKRGLSKWRLPVLTAMDRSGNRFAERLPDRRDRTIYQCLSPIIRRDAALCSDGLSAYARFAQASGISHFVLGSKPGARKIGQSFHIQNVNALHSRMKDFLRPFKGPAKKYLDGCVDWYFVRKRIEPQQALDGFVKRANGLQV from the coding sequence ATGAAACAGAAATCCTTCGAAAACCTGCTGAAACGACTGCATGGTCTCACGCCCGATCAGACGGAAGCTCTAATACGGTCAGTGCAGGACATGACTGCGCAGAATGCCGCCCTTGGGGTCATCGACCAAAAGGCAAGAGACGCCAGTTGCCCCCATTGCAGCGCCGCAGACAAACAGAAATGGGGGCGCACACGAACCGGAACACAGCGGTATCGTTGTTCCCAATGCCGCAAGACCTACAACGGGAGAACAGACAGTTCGATCGCCCGTATTCAAAGGCTCGATCTATTCTACCGGGTTGTCCAGGACATGTTTGCCTCACCAATCCCGGGCTCCGTGCGCCAACTGGCCAAAGAGTTAAGCATCAGTAATGACACTGTCTGGCGTTGGCGGCAGATCATCCAGCGCTCTCTGTCTCAGAGCATCGAACCTCTCAGTGGAATTGTAGAGTTGGACGAGACCTTTGTCCGTGAGAGCCGTAAAGGCAGCCGGGAATGGGTACTCCATCAGCGAGACCCGGCTCAATACCCCAAGCCGCCGCGCCTGCGTTGGTATGAATACAAGCTGACCGGAACGTTGATGAAACGCGGCCTCAGCAAGTGGAGGCTGCCAGTGCTGACGGCCATGGACCGGTCCGGGAACCGCTTTGCAGAGCGTCTTCCGGATCGTCGGGACCGGACGATCTACCAGTGTCTGTCTCCTATTATTCGCCGGGATGCCGCCCTCTGCTCGGACGGTTTGTCGGCCTATGCCAGGTTCGCTCAGGCCTCCGGGATCTCCCACTTTGTGCTGGGCTCCAAACCGGGCGCCCGCAAGATAGGGCAGAGCTTTCACATCCAAAATGTCAATGCACTGCATTCGCGCATGAAAGACTTCCTACGCCCGTTCAAGGGGCCTGCGAAGAAGTATCTGGATGGCTGCGTGGACTGGTATTTTGTGAGGAAACGTATCGAACCCCAACAGGCACTCGATGGCTTTGTGAAAAGGGCAAACGGGCTGCAGGTTTAG
- a CDS encoding amidohydrolase, with product MIPTELAASMREWRRHLHRHPEFGFEEQETARFVVERLRAFGIDEIETGIGGTGIIATLRKGNGGRTLALRADMDCLRMQETTNLPYASSKPGLMHACGHDGHTTILLGTAAALASEGGFDGTVRLVFQPAEELGQGMKAMIRDGLGSRLAFDEIYGLHNKPGLPVGSFETRPGAFMGAEDGFSIVVRGRGGHASRPHDCRDAIVCACAIVGALQTIVSRTIDPANLAVVSVTGIEGDNIKNAIASEARIEGDCRHFSDDVSHQVEAALRQVAQGVAAAHGCEVEIQYERVFVPLVNDPAATDHGLNAAATVFGAEHVDGEAPRMGASEDFAQALRIAPGAFFNIGNGDSAPLHSPEFDFNDAALVPGVEWFLELVRNRLPVEQDGA from the coding sequence GCGCCTTCGGCATCGACGAGATTGAAACCGGCATCGGCGGAACCGGCATCATCGCGACGCTGCGCAAGGGCAATGGCGGACGCACGCTCGCCTTGCGGGCGGACATGGACTGTCTGCGGATGCAGGAGACGACGAACCTGCCATATGCCTCGTCCAAGCCGGGGCTGATGCATGCCTGCGGCCATGATGGCCACACCACGATCTTGCTGGGAACGGCCGCGGCCCTGGCCAGCGAGGGCGGGTTCGACGGGACGGTGCGTTTGGTCTTCCAGCCCGCCGAGGAATTGGGTCAGGGCATGAAGGCAATGATCCGGGACGGGCTGGGATCCCGGCTGGCTTTCGACGAGATCTATGGCCTGCACAATAAGCCGGGTCTGCCAGTGGGGTCGTTCGAGACGCGACCGGGCGCTTTCATGGGAGCCGAGGACGGGTTCAGCATCGTCGTGCGCGGACGCGGCGGACACGCCTCACGCCCTCACGATTGCCGCGACGCGATCGTCTGCGCCTGCGCGATCGTCGGCGCATTGCAGACGATCGTCTCGCGCACAATCGACCCCGCGAACCTCGCCGTGGTCTCGGTCACGGGCATCGAGGGCGACAACATCAAGAACGCCATCGCGAGCGAGGCGCGCATCGAGGGCGACTGCCGCCACTTCAGTGACGATGTGAGCCATCAGGTCGAGGCAGCCCTGCGCCAGGTCGCCCAAGGCGTGGCCGCCGCGCATGGCTGCGAGGTCGAGATCCAGTACGAGCGCGTGTTCGTGCCACTGGTCAATGATCCCGCCGCCACCGATCACGGCTTGAACGCCGCCGCGACCGTGTTCGGCGCCGAGCACGTGGACGGCGAGGCGCCGCGCATGGGCGCGTCCGAGGATTTCGCACAGGCCCTCAGGATCGCACCGGGCGCGTTCTTCAACATCGGAAACGGAGACAGCGCCCCACTCCACAGCCCCGAATTCGATTTTAACGACGCGGCGCTCGTCCCGGGCGTCGAATGGTTCCTGGAACTGGTACGAAACCGGCTGCCGGTCGAGCAAGACGGAGCATAG